A stretch of Ipomoea triloba cultivar NCNSP0323 chromosome 13, ASM357664v1 DNA encodes these proteins:
- the LOC116001892 gene encoding zinc finger BED domain-containing protein DAYSLEEPER-like, whose amino-acid sequence MATPVVPTAPEIPTETKEVVAHEEMAAHNEVVAHNGMVAHDEVVAHDDMVDQNDENEVVSHNDMVAQKETVAHNDMVAQNEMVAHDDMVAQNEMVAHDDMVPQNEMVAHDDMVPQNEMVAHDDMVPQNEMVARDDMVPQNEMVAHDDMVPQNEMVAHNDMVAQNEMVAHDDMVPQNEMMAHNDMVAQNEIVAHNDMATQNEMVSHDEMMAHNEMVAHDEVMAHNEIVAQDEMVSHDEMVAHDEMVAHGEMMAHGEMVEHGEMVAHHELIPHDEMLFNNNVDNTEIVPMETPMDYIETPPNSLETQPNKRRKKKSIVWEHFTIETVGNGCRRACCKQCKQSFAYSQGSKVAGTSHLKRHIAKGACPVLLRSQQNNSPYSAPTKLIGFEGSTEPPKRRYRTASTPFFAFDPDRCRHEISRMIIMHEYPLHMVEHPGFVAFVRNLQPRFDMVSFNTVQGDCVATYLREKQAIQKVIEGMPGRICLTLDMWSSCLKVGYVFITGQFIDSEWKIHRKIFNVIMEPYPDSDTAFSHAIAACLSDWSMEGKLFSVTINQPLTDNAAENVRALLSVKNPLIINGQLLLGNCLAHTLSSIAEDALKYMHETIKKVRDSVKYVKTSESHEEKFLELKHQLQVPSTKVLTLDDKTQWNTTYEMLLAASELKEVFSCLDTSDPDYKDGPSMDDWKKVETLCGYLKILFDTANLLTAPTISTTNAFFHEAWKIQLELARAAASEDPFISGLTKSMQEMFDNYWKSCCLILAIAVVMDPRFKMKLVEFSFSKIYGDEAAKYVKFVDEGIHELFMEYVALPLPLTPTYIEEANGGAVKTEEEGLSGNGLGFSDFDVYIMETTSQQSKSELDQYLEESLLPRVHEFDVVGWWKLNRKKYPTLSKMARDILTVPVCTVPADSVFCTAGKEMSSYRCSLRPETVEALICAKDWLQNESTENMTQPIKMEVPI is encoded by the coding sequence ATGGCTACCCCGGTGGTACCTACTGCTCCCGAAATTCCAACGGAGACCAAAGAAGTTGTAGCCCATGAAGAAATGGCAGCTCACAATGAAGTGGTGGCACACAATGGTATGGTGGCTCATGACGAGGTGGTAGCTCATGATGATATGGTTGATCAGAATGATGAGAATGAAGTGGTGTCTCATAATGATATGGTTGCTCAGAAAGAAACAGTGGCTCATAATGATATGGTTGCTCAAAATGAAATGGTGGCGCATGATGATATGGTTGCTCAAAATGAAATGGTGGCGCATGATGATATGGTTCCTCAGAACGAAATGGTGGCACATGATGATATGGTTCCTCAGAACGAAATGGTGGCGCATGATGATATGGTTCCTCAGAACGAAATGGTGGCGCGTGATGATATGGTTCCTCAGAACGAAATGGTGGCGCATGATGATATGGTTCCTCAGAACGAAATGGTGGCTCATAATGATATGGTTGCTCAGAACGAAATGGTGGCGCATGATGATATGGTTCCTCAGAACGAAATGATGGCTCATAATGATATGGTTGCTCAGAACGAAATAGTGGCGCATAATGATATGGCTACTCAGAATGAAATGGTGTCCCATGATGAAATGATGGCTCACAATGAGATGGTGGCTCATGATGAGGTGATGGCACACAACGAGATTGTGGCTCAAGATGAGATGGTGTCTCATGACGAGATGGTGGCGCATGATGAAATGGTGGCACACGGTGAGATGATGGCACACGGTGAGATGGTGGAACACGGTGAGATGGTGGCACATCATGAGCTAATCCCTCATGATGAGATGCTCTTCAACAACAATGTCGATAACACTGAGATAGTCCCCATGGAAACACCAATGGACTATATTGAAACACCACCCAACAGTTTAGAAACACAACCCAACAAGCGGAGGAAAAAGAAATCAATAGTTTGGGAACATTTCACAATTGAAACTGTTGGTAATGGATGTAGGAGGGCCTGCTGTAAACAGTGCAAGCAATCATTTGCTTACAGTCAAGGATCTAAAGTAGCTGGCACCAGTCATCTTAAACGACACATTGCAAAAGGTGCCTGCCCGGTATTGCTTCGTAGTCAACAGAATAATAGCCCCTATAGTGCACCTACAAAATTGATTGGATTTGAGGGCAGCACTGAACCACCAAAACGGCGTTACCGAACTGCTAGTACGCCATTCTTTGCTTTTGATCCAGACCGCTGTCGGCATGAGATTTCTAGGATGATCATTATGCACGAGTATCCCCTGCACATGGTTGAACATCCGGGCTTTGTTGCTTTTGTCCGTAATCTTCAACCTCGGTTTGATATGGTGAGCTTCAACACTGTCCAAGGAGATTGTGTGGCAACTTACCTTAGAGAAAAGCAAGCTATTCAGAAAGTGATTGAGGGAATGCCTGGGAGGATATGCCTTACCTTGGACATGTGGTCATCATGTCTCAAGGTTGGCTATGTGTTTATAACCGGGCAGTTTATCGATAGCGAGTGGAAAATTCACAGGAAAATTTTTAATGTCATCATGGAACCATATCCCGACTCTGATACAGCTTTTAGCCATGCTATTGCTGCTTGTCTTTCTGACTGGAGCATGGAGGGCAAGCTGTTCTCAGTCACAATCAATCAACCTTTGACTGATAATGCAGCAGAAAATGTTAGGGCTTTACTGTCTGTAAAGAACCCTCTTATTATCAATGGTCAACTGTTGCTTGGAAATTGCCTTGCTCATACTTTAAGCAGCATTGCAGAAGATGCATTGAAGTATATGCATGAAACCATCAAGAAAGTTAGAGACAGTGTGAAGTACGTTAAAACTTCAGAATCCCACGAGGAAAAGTTTCTTGAGCTTAAACATCAACTACAAGTGCCTAGCACAAAGGTGCTCACACTTGACGACAAAACTCAATGGAACACAACATATGAGATGTTATTGGCTGCATCGGAGTTGAAGGAAGTATTTTCTTGTTTGGATACTTCTGATCCCGACTACAAGGATGGCCCGTCAATGGATGACTGGAAGAAGGTAGAGACACTCTGCGGTTACTTGAAAATCCTCTTTGACACTGCTAATCTTCTCACCGCACCAACAATCTCAACCACGAACGCATTCTTCCATGAAGCATGGAAGATACAGTTGGAATTGGCACGTGCAGCAGCCAGTGAGGATCCCTTCATCAGTGGCCTTACAAAGTCTATGCAAGAGATGTTCGATAATTATTGGAAGAGTTGTTGCCTTATTTTAGCAATTGCAGTAGTTATGGATCCACGCTTTAAAATGAAGCTCGTCGAGTTCAGCTTCTCAAAAATATATGGCGACGAGGCTGCAAAATACGTGAAGTTTGTTGATGAGGGAATCCACGAGCTCTTCATGGAATACGTAGCACTTCCCCTGCCTCTAACCCCTACGTATATCGAAGAAGCAAATGGTGGAGCCGTTAAAACCGAGGAAGAAGGACTCTCTGGTAATGGACTTGGGTTTTCTGATTTCGATGTGTACATTATGGAGACAACAAGCCAGCAGTCAAAGTCAGAGCTGGATCAATACCTAGAGGAGTCATTGTTGCCCCGAGTTCACGAGTTTGATGTAGTAGGTTGGTGGAAACTAAACAGGAAGAAGTACCCAACGCTCTCAAAGATGGCTCGTGATATCTTAACAGTTCCCGTGTGTACTGTCCCTGCAGACTCGGTGTTCTGCACAGCCGGCAAAGAGATGAGCAGTTACAGATGCTCCTTGCGGCCTGAGACGGTAGAGGCCCTAATATGCGCCAAGGATTGGCTTCAGAATGAGTCGACAGAAAATATGACTCAACCTATAAAAATGGAAGTCCCAATTTAG